One Globicephala melas chromosome 18, mGloMel1.2, whole genome shotgun sequence DNA segment encodes these proteins:
- the CBY2 gene encoding LOW QUALITY PROTEIN: protein chibby homolog 2 (The sequence of the model RefSeq protein was modified relative to this genomic sequence to represent the inferred CDS: deleted 1 base in 1 codon) yields the protein MVVQPEGLKCRVEESNAERGTAELFLRLHNLYPTPRWARQTSLPRLSRRAVSQHSYLPNRFPSVPLDPMESPTSQADLELDYNPPRVQLSDETFVFQDGRWVSENCRLQSPYFSPSSSFHHKLHHKRLAKECLRQEENKSLRAEKQSLRFLRAENRTLREESKILQVLWEVHQAALGREDGRASSPLLHKDNASSLEAAKKDPDLQVHGGRESSTLQLLREENRALQQLLEQRKAYWAQPDEKAASTEIKPVPSPHEAPRGLLPDQGVGLSSPFEEPKGPQAPQEDSKTLRTLHEMLSNLSGQPREEVGKAGPGLPDGGQSLELLREMSQALQALQKENQTLQALREENRLLQEENRALHVLREEHRIFQESKALWENNKLKLQQKLVIDTVTEVTARMELLIEELYAFIPTKNKDPKKPSRV from the exons ATGGTGGTGCAACCAGAGGGGCTGAAATGTAGAGTGGAGGAATCCAATGCAGAG AGGGGTACAGCCGAGCTCTTCCTGAGGCTCCACAACTTGTACCCCACCCCGCGCTGGGCCAGGCAG ACCTCCCTGCCCAGGCTGAGCCGCCGGGCGGTCAGCCAGCACTCCTACCTGCCGAACCGCTTCCCCTCCGTGCCCCTGGACCCCATGGAAAGCCCTACCTCCCAGGCGGACCTGGAGCTGGACTACAACCCTCCCCGCGTGCAGCTCAGCGACGAGACGTTCGTCTTCCAGGACGGGCGGTGGGTGAGTGAGAACTGTCGCCTGCAGTCCCCCTACTTCTCCCCGTCCTCGTCCTTCCACCACAAGCTGCACCACAAGCGGCTGGCCAAGGAGTGCCTGCGGCAGGAGGAGAACAAGTCCCTGCGCGCGGAGAAGCAGTCCCTGCGC TTCTTGCGCGCGGAAAACCGCACGCTCCGCGAGGAAAGCAAGATCCTGCAGGTCCTATGGGAGGTGCACCAGGCCGCGCTGGGCCGCGAGGACGGCCGGGCCTCCTCGCCACTGCTGCACAAGGACAACGCCTCGTCCCTGGAGGCGGCGAAGAAGGACCCGGACCTGCAGGTGCACGGCGGCCGGGAGAGCAGCACCCTGCAGCTCCTCCGGGAGGAGAACCGGGCCCTGCAGCAGCtgctggagcagagaaaggcctACTGGGCCCAGCCGGACGAGAAGGCGGCCTCGACCGAGATCAAACCGGTCCCCTCGCCCCATGAGGCGCCCCGCGGGCTGCTGCCGGACCAGGGCGTGGGCCTCTCCTCCCCCTTCGAGGAGCCCAAGGGCCCCCAGGCCCCGCAGGAGGACTCCAAGACGCTCCGGACCCTGCACGAGATGCTCAGCAACCTGTCGGGGCAGCCCAGGGAGGAGGTGGGCAAGGCGGGCCCGGGCCTGCCCGACGGCGGCCAGTCCCTGGAGCTGCTGCGGGAGATGAGCCAGGCGCTGCAGGCGCTGCAGAAGGAGAACCAGACCCTGCAGGCCCTCCGCGAGGAGAACCGGCTCCTGCAGGAGGAGAACCGGGCGCTGCACGTGCTGCGCGAGGAGCACCGCATTTTCCAGGAGAGCAAGGCGCTGTGGGAGAACAACAAGCTGAAGCTCCAGCAGAAGCTGGTCATCGACACGGTGACCGAGGTCACCGCCCGGATGGAGCTGCTCATCGAGGAGCTGTACGCCTTCATCCCGACCAAGAACAAAGACCCCAAGAAGCCCAGCAGGGTCTGA